The following proteins are encoded in a genomic region of Synechococcus sp. ROS8604:
- the nadB gene encoding L-aspartate oxidase — protein MSSHSTSIDQIAPGPWDVIVIGAGAAGLMTCLELPAGLRVLLLNRNTSRRSSSRWAQGGIAAVTRSNDNAGSHGEDTVRAGAGLCDGDAVRLLVDEAPQSVLRLQELGMEFDRNPDGSLATTLEAAHSHRRVLHVQDRTGKALVDVLRERVDARPGLQHRRGVRVTQLWVQDNRCCGVQVLEGPRLHWIPARAVVLATGGGGHLYTNTTNPAQACGEGVALAWQAGAAIEDLEFIQFHPTALKLEHAPCFLISEAVRGEGALLVDALGQSPVQELPGKDLAPRDQVSRALVRRMQAQGVAHMGLDLTPIDAETLQRRFPNILERCHNFGINPEQQPIPVAPAAHYWMGGVATDLKATTSLQGLYAVGEVACTGLHGANRLASNSLMECLVFARQLRDIDLSDPLSKATTEERRKETPSDNVQDHQAFSEQELSQSIQWLRSECWRVAGVDRSAHGMRDVLTTLQKATPILEAMTPLKLMQQQHPERSTLLDESRRAELNLMLDLLHRQQASSLLLEACLFRKESRGGHFRNDTPAPLPQWCRHSRQIKGQAIGTRAVTS, from the coding sequence ATGAGCAGCCACTCAACCTCTATCGATCAGATTGCGCCTGGGCCCTGGGATGTGATCGTGATTGGCGCCGGTGCTGCCGGACTGATGACATGTTTGGAGCTTCCAGCGGGGCTTCGGGTCCTGCTCCTCAATCGAAACACGAGTAGGCGATCGTCGAGTCGCTGGGCTCAAGGAGGAATCGCGGCCGTCACCCGTTCCAACGACAACGCTGGAAGCCACGGCGAAGACACCGTGAGAGCAGGAGCTGGGCTATGTGATGGCGATGCAGTGCGCCTGTTGGTTGATGAGGCCCCGCAAAGCGTGCTCAGACTTCAAGAGCTCGGCATGGAGTTTGATCGCAACCCGGATGGATCCCTCGCGACCACCCTGGAGGCGGCCCACAGTCATCGAAGGGTTCTGCATGTGCAGGACCGTACGGGCAAAGCCTTGGTCGATGTCTTGCGAGAACGCGTGGATGCTCGTCCTGGCTTGCAGCATCGCCGAGGAGTACGGGTCACCCAGCTGTGGGTGCAAGACAATCGCTGCTGTGGCGTCCAGGTACTCGAAGGCCCCAGGCTTCACTGGATTCCTGCCCGTGCTGTGGTCTTAGCCACCGGCGGTGGCGGGCACCTTTACACCAATACGACCAACCCAGCACAGGCCTGCGGCGAAGGTGTTGCGCTGGCCTGGCAAGCGGGAGCGGCCATCGAAGATCTGGAATTCATTCAGTTCCATCCCACAGCCCTCAAGCTTGAACATGCACCCTGCTTCTTGATCTCTGAGGCCGTCCGCGGAGAGGGGGCTCTCCTTGTCGACGCCCTGGGACAAAGCCCCGTCCAAGAACTACCTGGAAAAGACTTAGCCCCAAGAGATCAGGTCAGTCGCGCTCTGGTTCGTCGCATGCAGGCCCAGGGCGTCGCTCATATGGGCCTGGACCTCACCCCCATCGACGCTGAAACGTTGCAACGGCGGTTCCCCAACATCCTTGAACGCTGCCACAACTTTGGAATCAACCCAGAACAACAGCCCATTCCAGTGGCTCCAGCAGCCCACTATTGGATGGGAGGTGTCGCCACCGATTTGAAAGCGACAACCAGCCTTCAAGGCCTTTATGCCGTTGGCGAAGTGGCCTGCACTGGTCTGCATGGAGCCAATCGCCTCGCCAGCAACTCTTTAATGGAATGCCTTGTCTTCGCAAGGCAATTGCGTGACATCGACCTTAGCGATCCACTCTCAAAAGCCACCACCGAGGAACGACGCAAGGAAACACCATCAGACAACGTTCAGGATCATCAAGCGTTCAGCGAACAAGAGCTAAGCCAATCCATCCAGTGGCTGAGATCAGAGTGCTGGCGTGTGGCCGGCGTTGACCGATCAGCTCATGGCATGAGGGACGTGTTGACAACGCTGCAGAAAGCAACGCCAATCTTGGAAGCGATGACTCCCCTCAAGTTGATGCAGCAACAACATCCTGAGCGGAGCACCCTTCTCGATGAAAGCAGGCGGGCAGAGCTGAACCTGATGTTGGATCTGCTTCATCGCCAGCAAGCGAGTTCTTTGCTGTTGGAGGCTTGCTTGTTCCGAAAGGAAAGCAGGGGCGGACACTTCCGTAATGACACCCCAGCCCCCTTACCTCAATGGTGCCGGCATAGCCGCCAAATAAAAGGCCAAGCCATCGGAACGAGAGCAGTGACCTCTTAG
- the psbU gene encoding photosystem II complex extrinsic protein PsbU, with protein sequence MKRLLSWLTGLVVIAGLLIGLLVPPSVSAAEIRNVADDKLAERGDKVDLNNSSVRRFQQFPGMYPTFAGKIVLGGPYENVDDVLELDLSERQKELFEKYRDNFVVTAPSIALNEGFDRINDGQYR encoded by the coding sequence ATGAAGCGCCTGTTGTCCTGGCTGACGGGCTTGGTTGTGATCGCTGGCCTACTGATAGGCCTTCTCGTTCCCCCCAGTGTTTCTGCCGCTGAGATCAGAAATGTCGCAGACGACAAACTCGCCGAACGTGGCGACAAGGTTGATCTAAACAATTCTTCTGTGCGCCGCTTTCAGCAATTTCCTGGGATGTACCCCACCTTCGCGGGAAAAATTGTTCTCGGAGGTCCCTACGAAAACGTCGATGACGTTTTAGAGCTCGACCTTTCAGAACGTCAAAAAGAATTGTTCGAGAAATACCGCGACAATTTTGTGGTCACAGCTCCATCGATTGCTCTCAACGAGGGCTTCGATCGCATCAACGACGGTCAGTACCGTTAA
- a CDS encoding vitamin K epoxide reductase family protein, protein MATQRLTSRRRQDQGSKWVRIVMAVLATVGVIDTGSITLKFWGVLGDLTCPMGAGGCDKVLNSPWGTLFQGDGFSIPLSFAGLIGYLAVLVMAVVPLLPGLSENKADLSRRTWWGLFTVSLVMAVFSLVLVGLMVIKIQAFCFFCVLSALLSLCLLVLSLVGGGWDDPSQLLFRGFLLALAVLLGGLIWASVLDPARPDAAATGPGAAPAVVSESNPAKISLAEHLTASGAVMYSAYWCPHCHEQKEMFGKEAAKTLKVVECAPTGQNNEAKLCQSKGIEGFPTWEINGELDSGVKKLPDLARLSGYQGPKDF, encoded by the coding sequence ATGGCAACTCAGCGTCTCACCAGCCGACGCCGGCAGGACCAAGGTTCGAAATGGGTCCGAATTGTGATGGCCGTTTTGGCCACGGTCGGCGTGATCGATACGGGTTCGATCACCCTGAAGTTTTGGGGAGTGCTGGGGGATCTCACCTGCCCGATGGGCGCGGGTGGTTGCGACAAGGTCCTGAATAGTCCCTGGGGCACGTTGTTTCAGGGAGATGGGTTCAGCATTCCCCTCTCTTTTGCAGGCTTGATCGGGTATCTCGCAGTCCTGGTCATGGCGGTTGTGCCTTTGCTCCCAGGTTTGTCGGAGAACAAAGCTGACTTGTCTCGTCGCACCTGGTGGGGCTTGTTCACGGTCTCCCTTGTGATGGCTGTGTTCAGCCTGGTGCTCGTGGGTCTGATGGTGATCAAGATCCAGGCCTTCTGTTTTTTCTGCGTTCTTTCGGCTCTGCTCTCCCTCTGCTTGTTGGTGTTGTCATTGGTTGGAGGTGGATGGGACGACCCCTCCCAACTGTTGTTTCGAGGTTTCCTTCTCGCTCTTGCCGTGTTGCTTGGTGGCCTGATTTGGGCTTCCGTGCTGGATCCTGCCCGTCCGGATGCCGCCGCAACAGGCCCTGGTGCAGCTCCAGCGGTTGTTTCGGAGAGCAACCCAGCCAAAATCTCTCTTGCAGAACACCTCACGGCCTCTGGAGCAGTCATGTACAGCGCCTATTGGTGCCCCCATTGCCACGAACAGAAGGAGATGTTTGGGAAGGAAGCTGCAAAAACCCTCAAAGTTGTTGAATGTGCCCCAACAGGTCAAAACAACGAAGCCAAGCTTTGCCAGAGCAAGGGCATTGAGGGATTCCCAACCTGGGAGATCAACGGAGAGCTGGACTCTGGTGTGAAAAAGCTTCCAGATCTCGCTCGTCTGTCTGGATATCAGGGCCCCAAAGACTTCTAA
- a CDS encoding DUF3120 domain-containing protein, with product MLSGLIQTPTTEKKTLVISQVPSVSFPRSLSIWASALVVLPVFLQAPWVRFHPFSSCLFTAVLLTTGIVAVQVGNPAWKRAGTLLVGFSGSWLAGTLFWGWLRMHPVWHLPIEAIALPLAIGGLKSRWKLSCSFYLASLLGTAFTDITMALTGVMSFWPEVVQATSSEAPYLLSEAAKLVLQPVSLLVLFAAAGLILWLSKQFWKQSARPSEQQEAWRVAAAVLSTTLFIDALFLLLSLSVPSLSGLI from the coding sequence TTGCTGAGTGGTCTGATTCAGACGCCAACAACGGAGAAGAAGACCCTGGTTATTTCCCAGGTTCCATCGGTTTCGTTTCCTCGCTCGTTGTCCATTTGGGCATCGGCGTTGGTTGTTCTGCCAGTCTTCCTCCAGGCACCCTGGGTTCGCTTTCATCCCTTTAGCTCCTGCCTCTTCACCGCAGTCCTACTGACAACGGGGATCGTGGCCGTGCAGGTTGGCAATCCTGCTTGGAAGCGAGCGGGAACCCTGCTGGTGGGGTTCAGCGGCAGTTGGCTGGCTGGCACCCTGTTCTGGGGATGGCTGCGCATGCATCCGGTGTGGCATTTACCCATAGAGGCCATTGCTCTACCGCTCGCCATTGGCGGGCTGAAGAGTCGTTGGAAACTGAGCTGTTCCTTTTATTTAGCCTCACTCCTGGGCACCGCCTTCACCGATATCACCATGGCACTGACTGGGGTCATGTCGTTTTGGCCAGAGGTTGTTCAAGCCACATCGAGCGAAGCCCCCTATCTACTTAGCGAAGCAGCAAAGCTGGTTTTGCAGCCTGTTTCTCTCTTGGTCCTGTTTGCAGCCGCAGGGCTGATCCTCTGGTTGTCAAAACAGTTTTGGAAGCAATCAGCCAGGCCTTCAGAGCAACAAGAGGCTTGGAGAGTGGCCGCTGCTGTCCTTTCCACCACTTTATTTATCGATGCTTTGTTTCTTTTGCTCTCCCTCTCAGTCCCAAGCCTGAGCGGTCTGATCTGA